Proteins from a single region of Streptomyces spectabilis:
- a CDS encoding vWA domain-containing protein, with translation MASRPVHFIWLLDCSGSMSVNGKIGQLNFAIREAIPEMQQAADSNPAASLLVRAISFASGASWHVSEPTPVSSFSWEDVHTYGGTDMGAAFKLAAGALQTPPMPQRALPPVLALASDGQPTDDWRAGLRAIDGTPWGKRAVRVAVAIGDDADKSMLKEFLANPELEPLQAKNPRQLAAAIRWMSTAVVKDASTPKVEDAKPATPLGPPLTKVEGEADIW, from the coding sequence ATGGCCAGCCGCCCCGTCCACTTCATCTGGTTGCTCGACTGCTCGGGCTCCATGAGCGTCAACGGCAAGATCGGCCAGCTGAACTTCGCCATCCGCGAGGCCATCCCGGAGATGCAGCAGGCCGCCGACTCCAACCCCGCCGCGTCGCTGCTCGTCCGCGCCATCTCCTTCGCCAGCGGCGCGAGCTGGCACGTCAGCGAGCCGACCCCGGTCTCCAGCTTCTCCTGGGAGGACGTGCACACGTACGGCGGCACGGACATGGGCGCCGCCTTCAAGCTCGCCGCGGGCGCGCTGCAGACGCCGCCCATGCCGCAGCGCGCGCTGCCGCCGGTGCTCGCGCTCGCCTCCGACGGGCAGCCCACCGACGACTGGCGGGCGGGCCTGCGCGCCATCGACGGCACGCCCTGGGGCAAGCGGGCCGTGCGCGTCGCCGTGGCGATCGGCGACGACGCGGACAAGAGCATGCTCAAGGAGTTCCTCGCCAACCCCGAGCTGGAGCCGCTGCAGGCCAAGAACCCGCGCCAGCTCGCCGCCGCCATCCGCTGGATGTCCACGGCGGTCGTCAAGGACGCCTCGACGCCCAAGGTCGAGGACGCCAAGCCCGCGACGCCCCTTGGCCCGCCGCTGACCAAGGTCGAGGGCGAAGCCGACATCTGGTGA
- a CDS encoding protein kinase domain-containing protein, which produces MSNGMLARGKKLVAESGERVTVAELFGSGGQGEVYRVTTATGDRAVKWYYPQLADARQRHILEGLIEKGWDDDRFLWPQSIVMDPDGREPGFGYLMDVRPARFQDLPALFRRDPSVKDATMRTLVTVALHTVEAYRALHSKGIAYRDINWGNIFFDPRTGDVLVCDNDNAVVEGALAGVAGTMDFMAPELVRGDKGAQPGTQTDLHSLAVLLFLLLMNDHPFNGALAMRIHCMGESAKRKLYGTDAVFVYDPKDTRNRPVVGEQPTVIATWAALPQILRDLFVQTFTAGLRSPARRVRESQWRDALSQVLDAITQCRVCGKQNLTQPDGAPPDCWKCGKPLQLPPRLELVTATGTTLRTRRGIRLDPSARLYAHHLDGDPERHDFRAVVGEVTEHPQQRGRFGLTNRTRATWTARKQDGTVLDVEPGRTIGLQPGLLLEFGGGAEAEVKD; this is translated from the coding sequence ATGAGCAACGGCATGCTCGCCCGCGGGAAGAAGCTGGTGGCCGAGTCGGGGGAGCGCGTCACGGTCGCGGAGCTCTTCGGCTCCGGCGGCCAGGGCGAGGTGTACCGCGTCACGACGGCCACCGGCGACCGCGCCGTGAAGTGGTACTACCCGCAGCTCGCCGACGCCCGCCAGAGACACATCCTGGAAGGGCTCATCGAGAAGGGGTGGGACGACGATCGCTTCCTGTGGCCGCAGTCCATCGTGATGGACCCGGACGGCCGGGAACCCGGCTTCGGCTACCTCATGGACGTGCGCCCGGCCCGCTTCCAGGACCTGCCCGCCCTGTTCCGCCGCGACCCGTCCGTCAAGGACGCCACCATGCGCACCCTGGTGACGGTCGCCCTGCACACCGTCGAGGCCTACCGCGCGCTGCACTCCAAGGGCATCGCCTACCGGGACATCAACTGGGGCAACATCTTCTTCGACCCGCGCACCGGCGACGTCCTGGTGTGCGACAACGACAACGCCGTCGTGGAGGGCGCCCTCGCCGGGGTCGCGGGGACCATGGACTTCATGGCGCCGGAGCTGGTCCGCGGCGACAAGGGCGCGCAGCCCGGCACCCAGACCGACCTGCACTCGCTCGCGGTGCTCCTGTTCCTGCTCCTGATGAACGACCACCCCTTCAACGGCGCGCTCGCCATGCGCATCCACTGCATGGGCGAGTCCGCCAAGCGCAAGCTGTACGGCACCGACGCGGTGTTCGTGTACGACCCCAAGGACACCCGCAACCGCCCCGTGGTGGGGGAGCAGCCGACCGTCATCGCCACCTGGGCGGCCCTGCCGCAGATCCTGCGGGACCTGTTCGTGCAGACGTTCACGGCCGGCCTTCGCAGCCCGGCGCGGCGGGTGCGCGAGAGCCAGTGGCGGGACGCCCTCAGCCAGGTCCTCGACGCCATCACGCAGTGCCGCGTGTGCGGCAAGCAGAACCTCACCCAGCCGGACGGCGCGCCGCCGGACTGCTGGAAGTGCGGCAAGCCGCTTCAACTGCCGCCGCGCCTCGAACTGGTCACCGCCACGGGCACCACGCTGCGCACCCGGCGCGGCATCCGCCTCGACCCGAGCGCCCGCCTCTACGCCCACCACCTGGACGGCGACCCGGAGCGCCACGACTTCAGGGCCGTCGTCGGCGAGGTCACCGAACACCCCCAGCAGCGCGGCCGGTTCGGCCTCACCAACCGCACCCGCGCCACATGGACGGCCCGCAAGCAGGACGGCACGGTCCTGGACGTGGAACCGGGCCGCACGATCGGCCTCCAGCCGGGGCTGCTCCTGGAGTTCGGGGGCGGCGCCGAGGCCGAGGTCAAGGACTAG
- a CDS encoding protein phosphatase 2C domain-containing protein has product MTAEQGTDRGADVRWALLTGGVKGVGKKYSQDRWAARATADGRAVVLTVADGHGSAAHFRSDLGARWAVEEFTACAEAFAHEAVRVGADAAGWPELRAEARLLPQAVGHRWHRRARFHDSSAPARGASPAQRAAAHRRARGRGTPDLAAYGSTLLGAVLTEHTLMCWQLGDGDIVLVDDGGVPHTPLSSGPDMGDETDSLCEPEPWRKTRTHWQPITGGPPPAVLLSTDGLSKSFADHQGFLDFATGVRERAAGQGVAAVQGQLGDWLARAAKYSGDDTTLVGAFGARYDTSDATGGHEPHE; this is encoded by the coding sequence GTGACCGCAGAGCAGGGGACAGACCGCGGCGCGGACGTCCGCTGGGCGCTGCTCACCGGCGGGGTCAAGGGCGTCGGCAAGAAGTACAGCCAGGACCGCTGGGCCGCCCGGGCGACCGCGGACGGGCGCGCCGTCGTCCTCACCGTCGCCGACGGACACGGCTCCGCCGCGCACTTCCGCAGCGACCTGGGCGCCCGCTGGGCCGTGGAGGAGTTCACGGCGTGCGCGGAGGCCTTCGCGCACGAGGCGGTGCGGGTCGGCGCGGACGCCGCGGGCTGGCCGGAGCTGCGGGCCGAGGCCCGGCTCCTGCCGCAGGCGGTCGGGCACCGCTGGCACCGGCGCGCGCGGTTCCACGACAGCAGCGCTCCCGCGCGGGGGGCGTCCCCCGCCCAGCGCGCCGCCGCCCACCGGCGGGCGCGCGGCCGGGGCACCCCGGACCTGGCCGCGTACGGCAGTACGCTGCTCGGCGCCGTACTGACCGAACACACGCTGATGTGCTGGCAGTTGGGTGACGGTGACATCGTCCTCGTGGACGACGGCGGCGTGCCGCACACCCCGCTGTCCAGCGGCCCGGACATGGGCGACGAGACCGACTCGCTGTGCGAACCGGAGCCCTGGCGCAAGACCCGTACGCACTGGCAGCCCATCACCGGCGGCCCGCCGCCCGCCGTGCTGCTCTCCACCGACGGCCTGTCGAAGAGCTTCGCCGACCACCAGGGCTTCCTGGACTTCGCCACCGGCGTGCGCGAGCGGGCCGCGGGGCAGGGCGTGGCGGCGGTGCAGGGGCAGCTCGGTGACTGGCTGGCGCGGGCCGCGAAGTACTCGGGCGACGACACGACCCTCGTCGGGGCGTTCGGCGCCCGGTACGACACGAGTGACGCCACAGGAGGACACGAACCGCATGAGTGA